The genomic interval AAATCAATCACCGTTGAGTTTACTGTGCCATCACCTACAACACCATCAAGCCAGTATACAACTTTTGCTTTTTCAATAGAATCCGGCAAAAGATATTTTGCAAGGTATTTAGAATAAATGTAGCCAAACGCATAGTTATTGATCTTTTGTGGATGCAGTCTTCTGTTATATACAAAGGTTCGCTGCATATCCAGAGGTTCAAAGATGTTCTTTTTAAGGAAATTAGCATAGCTTTCTCCCGATGCTATTTCGATGATGGAAGCCAGTATTGCATAACCTGTATTACTGTAGCTGAATTGCGTACCCGGGCTAAACTCAAGAGCTGGCTTAATCCTCGCAAAAATGTCTATGATATCATCATTGACAGCAATCTTATGTTTATCAAATACAGTATCCATAATGCTCAGGTAATCTGGCAAACCACCTGTATGATTCAAAAGGTTACGTATAGTTATCTTATCATAAAAAGAAAGCTTAGGAAGGTACCTGGACATCGGGTCATCCAATCGTAATTTACCTTGCTCCTTTAATATCATTATCGCCATAGCTGTAAATTGTTTGGAGCAGGAAGCCAATTCGAAAATAGTATTTTCATTCACCTTCTCGCCGGTTGATTCATTAGCTATCCCAAAGCTTTTCAGATAAGTGATTTTGCCTTTCTCGGCAACTAGTACATTACCGTTTAATTTACCTTTTCCATAAAGTAAACCAAGTAAGCTATCAATTTTATTTACTTTAGTTTGGGCAAAAGAAGCCCTGCCCAGTACAAAAAGTACCAGGATACTCAGAAATCTTAATGTCATCTTAGTTTATTTAAATAATCTATATAAGTACGTTCACGCGTTAATCCGGTATATGTTCCAATATATCACCAGGCTGGCAATCCAGTATTTTGCAGATAGCAGACAAGGTGTCAAACCTGATGCCTTTAGCTTTGCCGGTTTTAAGAATAGAAAAATTTGCAGCGGTAATGCCCAACTTCTCTGCCAGATCCTTACTCTGCATCTTACGCCTGGCCAGCATCACGTCAACATTAACAATAATTGGCATATATTTAAAAGATTAGATCTTGTTCGTCCTGAAGTTTTAGCCCTTGATTGAAAATAGCAGCCATAAAAAAAATAAAGATACCCAATAATAAATGCAGCCCTACTATATTCCAGGCATCAAACCTGGCTTCGCTTAACAGCTCCGTTAAAAATAGCATAACTACAGGAATTGTTAGATTGGACCAATAAAAAATACGCAAATGATTATAGCCTCTGAGTGTAAAAAGCCTTTTTTGTGTAAATGCCTCAAATACATAGCTTAACATTAGAAAGAAAAGTGCGTACAGTAGAAAAAGAGGCAGAAATTCGAGCCAGATATACATGGGGTTGTAAAAACCTAGTAAAAACGGGATATGTGTAAAAGGAAAATAAATGGTAAACTGCTGATCAGCATCATGCAAAAATACTGATCCGGGTCTGCCTTCAAGACTAACCAGGGCATAAATGAACGTGATGAAATAAAGAAAAGATAATAATCTGGACAGGTACAGTAAAATTTTAGCGGTAACTTTAACAGAATTCATATTGGTAATTTTAGGTACAACAAATATATTGATTAATTACTGTAAAACAATAATTAATCAATATAAAACAATAACAATTACCAAATGTAAGTTTCCAGGATGTAGCCAGTCCTTGGATTATTATAGTCAATTCTCAGATGTACAAATAGTAGCTGCCAGTTAAGGCTATTTGTAAGCTAAAACTATACTGTGCACACTGCGAACCTGTATCCATGAACAGGAATACTTTGAATTAACTGACGCTACCAAAAGAAGGACGACTATTGTTGTATCTAATCAAAGGAAGGGGAATGTGTATGAAATTGCATTTGCCATACGAGCAATTTTAAATTTAAGTAAGGTCTTTGAGGGTATTATCCAGGAACATTTCGTTCTTCACATCCGAAGACAGTTCAATAAATCTTTCATATTGTTTGAGCACATCAGCAATGATTTCCCGCTGACTAAAATATTCTATGTTGTATCCCGGACGATTATCACCAAAATAGGTAATAGGAATAAAGGTTGTATTTTTTTTGATCCCAGGAACGTTTATTTCATCCACCAGGAATTCAGATATTGCTTTTGAATGCGTTTTTACGCCGTATTTAAAATCTTCAATCACTTTATGTCTGATCGTTAATTCAATAGCGAACGGACGATCCAGAACATTTACCATGGCTACAATTTGCTTAGCCTTGAATTCTTTTGCAAGATCATCTAGTGCCGGCTGCACAGTCTGTGTGATAAAACTATTCACCGCATCTTTGTTTTTATAGGATAAGATGTGATTCAGGCGTTCCTTCCAGAATTCTCCCGACCAATTGCTTGCTGCAGGAGAATATCCTTTCCTGTAATAGTTGTAATCTATCCGCAGGCCAACCACCAGGCTATAGCAAAACAGGCAAATAATTAAAGAGAACGGTAAAGCAGTAATAAGCGTCATTGTCTGAAGAGCCTGCAGGCCGCCGGCATTAAGCAATA from Pedobacter sp. WC2423 carries:
- a CDS encoding serine hydrolase domain-containing protein, whose translation is MTLRFLSILVLFVLGRASFAQTKVNKIDSLLGLLYGKGKLNGNVLVAEKGKITYLKSFGIANESTGEKVNENTIFELASCSKQFTAMAIMILKEQGKLRLDDPMSRYLPKLSFYDKITIRNLLNHTGGLPDYLSIMDTVFDKHKIAVNDDIIDIFARIKPALEFSPGTQFSYSNTGYAILASIIEIASGESYANFLKKNIFEPLDMQRTFVYNRRLHPQKINNYAFGYIYSKYLAKYLLPDSIEKAKVVYWLDGVVGDGTVNSTVIDLLKWDRALYTGKLISKSGIQMMFSPARLSNGTLTKYGFGWKIEQHADYGKLVRHSGGWPGYKSDIERHIDNDKTIIVLQNHYDAEEPTKAIRSILYDQPVALPSRIP
- a CDS encoding helix-turn-helix domain-containing protein — protein: MPIIVNVDVMLARRKMQSKDLAEKLGITAANFSILKTGKAKGIRFDTLSAICKILDCQPGDILEHIPD